One part of the Chroogloeocystis siderophila 5.2 s.c.1 genome encodes these proteins:
- a CDS encoding zinc-dependent alcohol dehydrogenase family protein — translation MKVYEIQQFGIDTLKLTERPDPQLSYGHVLVKMRAASLNYRDLMVVKGLYDPKLALPRIPFSDGVGAVVAVGEGVTRVKVGDRVAGLFFQKWIGGELTQEIAQSALGGAIEGILAEYALLHEDGVVRVPEHLTDEEAASLPCAAVTAWNALFHAGNLKAGDTVLVQGTGGVSIFALQFALLAGAKVIATSSSNEKLERVRKMGAAETINYKQTPEWGSRVRELTDDKGVDYVVEVGGARTLSESLHAVRHGGQISLIGVLSGGKGEVATAAILMKNVRVQGIYVGSREMFAAMNSAIALHKLRPVVDRVYPFHEVPEALKYMESGSHFGKICIRF, via the coding sequence ATGAAGGTATACGAAATTCAACAATTTGGCATAGATACTCTAAAACTAACCGAACGCCCCGATCCGCAACTGAGTTACGGACACGTACTTGTAAAAATGCGCGCGGCTTCGTTGAATTACCGAGATTTGATGGTCGTCAAAGGTTTATACGATCCAAAGCTAGCTTTACCGAGAATTCCTTTTTCTGATGGTGTAGGCGCAGTTGTCGCGGTAGGCGAAGGTGTAACGCGCGTGAAAGTCGGCGATCGCGTTGCGGGACTTTTCTTTCAAAAGTGGATCGGCGGCGAACTGACACAAGAAATTGCGCAATCGGCTTTAGGCGGTGCAATTGAAGGAATTCTAGCGGAGTACGCACTACTGCATGAAGATGGTGTTGTTCGCGTACCCGAACATCTCACTGATGAAGAAGCAGCAAGTTTACCTTGTGCGGCTGTCACTGCATGGAATGCGCTATTTCACGCGGGTAATTTAAAAGCCGGCGATACCGTATTGGTGCAAGGAACTGGCGGAGTTTCGATATTTGCGTTGCAATTTGCCCTCCTTGCGGGTGCGAAGGTAATTGCCACATCAAGTAGCAATGAGAAACTAGAACGCGTCCGCAAAATGGGCGCAGCGGAAACAATTAACTATAAACAAACTCCTGAGTGGGGTAGTCGAGTGCGCGAACTCACCGATGATAAAGGTGTTGATTATGTCGTTGAAGTCGGCGGCGCAAGAACGTTATCCGAATCGCTACACGCGGTACGTCACGGCGGACAAATTAGTTTAATTGGGGTTTTAAGCGGTGGTAAAGGTGAAGTTGCAACCGCAGCCATTTTGATGAAAAACGTCCGCGTACAGGGAATTTATGTTGGTTCGCGTGAGATGTTCGCGGCGATGAATTCGGCGATCGCATTACATAAATTACGTCCTGTCGTTGATCGCGTGTATCCTTTCCACGAAGTACCAGAAGCGCTGAAATATATGGAAAGTGGTTCGCACTTCGGTAAAATTTGCATCCGCTTTTAA